The Solidesulfovibrio fructosivorans JJ] genome has a window encoding:
- a CDS encoding nitroreductase family protein — translation MLLFTIGEECSGCGLCVAACPASLVRQSEEGQPPHALAGREEHCIRCGHCVISCPTGAFHHALLPEERFSPLKRRELPDLASLRRLLMSRRSCRNFKPETLSHEEILTLLEAVRHAPTGHNARQVGYVVVDGPERMDVARTGVLEWITAEVAADTQRAADLHLAGAARAVAKGKDVIFRGAPHVVVVHAPDAGITPALDAAIAAAWLEIAAAAGGYGACWCGYLIFGLHAHPPLGALLGIPEGHKGYAALLLGQAAIRPLAVPPRDMPPVTFF, via the coding sequence CTGCCCGGCCAGTCTGGTGCGGCAGAGCGAGGAAGGGCAGCCGCCCCACGCCCTGGCCGGCCGCGAAGAGCACTGCATCCGCTGCGGCCATTGCGTCATTTCCTGCCCGACCGGGGCCTTTCACCACGCGCTTTTGCCCGAGGAGCGGTTTTCGCCGCTCAAACGCCGGGAACTGCCGGACCTGGCCAGCCTGCGCCGGCTGCTCATGTCCCGCCGCTCCTGCCGTAACTTCAAGCCCGAGACGCTTTCCCACGAGGAAATCCTGACGCTTCTCGAGGCCGTGCGCCATGCGCCCACAGGGCATAACGCCCGGCAGGTGGGCTATGTGGTGGTGGACGGCCCGGAGCGCATGGACGTAGCGCGCACGGGCGTGCTCGAGTGGATCACGGCCGAGGTCGCGGCCGATACCCAGCGCGCGGCCGATCTGCATCTGGCCGGCGCGGCCCGGGCCGTGGCCAAGGGCAAGGACGTGATCTTTCGCGGCGCGCCCCATGTGGTGGTGGTCCACGCGCCCGACGCCGGCATCACCCCGGCCCTGGACGCGGCCATCGCCGCCGCCTGGCTGGAAATCGCCGCCGCGGCCGGAGGCTACGGGGCTTGCTGGTGCGGCTACCTGATCTTTGGCCTGCACGCGCATCCGCCCCTCGGCGCGCTCCTCGGCATCCCGGAAGGGCACAAGGGCTACGCGGCCCTGCTCCTCGGCCAGGCCGCCATCCGGCCGCTTGCCGTCCCCCCCCGTGACATGCCGCCTGTGACGTTTTTTTGA
- the tgt gene encoding tRNA guanosine(34) transglycosylase Tgt codes for MNLPGTFTLGPGDGSARTGRLTTAHGEIETPVFMPVGTQGTVKSLCPDDLRTIGARIILGNTYHLYLRPGDELVAKMGGLHRFMAWDGPILTDSGGFQVFSLSGLRRITEEGVTFSSHIDGSKHLFSPEKVISIERNLGSDIMMVLDECVPYGADRAYTEKSLGLTTRWATRCRAAHAPLDRGQLLFGIVQGGFFKDLRAESARQLIDLAFEGYALGGLSVGESRAEMYDILYDATPLLPADKPRYLMGVGAPRDLLAGMAAGIDMFDCVLPTRNARNGTLFTFQGKVNIKRAEYREDDSPLEADCPCYACRTFSKAYLRHLYVARELLSYRLNTLHNLTFFSRFMAQARQAIREGRFEAFRTAMEAAYPETDA; via the coding sequence ATGAACCTGCCAGGAACTTTTACGCTCGGCCCCGGCGACGGCAGTGCCCGCACCGGCCGGCTGACCACCGCCCACGGCGAAATCGAAACTCCCGTCTTCATGCCCGTCGGCACCCAGGGGACGGTCAAAAGCCTTTGCCCGGACGATCTCCGCACCATCGGGGCGCGGATCATCCTTGGCAATACCTACCACCTTTACCTGCGCCCGGGCGACGAGCTCGTGGCCAAGATGGGCGGCCTGCACCGGTTCATGGCCTGGGATGGGCCCATTTTAACCGATTCCGGCGGGTTTCAGGTGTTCAGCCTGTCCGGGCTTCGCCGCATCACCGAGGAAGGCGTGACCTTCTCCTCCCACATCGACGGCTCCAAGCACCTCTTTTCCCCGGAAAAGGTCATTTCCATCGAGCGCAACCTCGGCTCGGACATCATGATGGTCCTGGACGAATGCGTGCCCTACGGCGCGGACCGGGCCTACACCGAAAAATCCCTGGGGCTCACCACCCGCTGGGCGACGCGCTGCCGCGCGGCCCACGCGCCCCTGGACCGGGGCCAGCTCCTTTTCGGCATCGTCCAGGGCGGGTTCTTCAAAGACCTGCGCGCCGAAAGCGCCCGACAGCTTATCGACCTGGCCTTCGAGGGCTACGCCCTGGGCGGCCTGTCCGTGGGGGAAAGCCGCGCGGAGATGTACGACATCCTCTACGATGCGACTCCCCTGCTCCCGGCCGACAAGCCCCGCTACCTCATGGGCGTCGGCGCGCCGCGCGATCTGCTGGCCGGCATGGCCGCCGGCATCGATATGTTCGACTGTGTGCTGCCCACGCGAAACGCCCGGAACGGAACCCTTTTCACCTTCCAGGGCAAGGTCAACATCAAGCGGGCCGAATACCGCGAGGACGACAGCCCCCTGGAAGCCGACTGCCCCTGCTACGCCTGCCGCACCTTCTCCAAGGCCTACCTGCGCCATCTCTACGTCGCCCGGGAACTTCTCTCCTACCGGCTCAACACCCTGCACAACCTGACCTTCTTCTCCCGGTTCATGGCCCAGGCCCGCCAAGCCATCCGCGAAGGCCGCTTCGAGGCCTTCCGCACCGCCATGGAAGCGGCGTATCCGGAGACGGATGCGTAA